One window from the genome of Eublepharis macularius isolate TG4126 chromosome 15, MPM_Emac_v1.0, whole genome shotgun sequence encodes:
- the MYCL gene encoding protein L-Myc gives MELDPPHQPYFFEADWQAEDFHRSSAPSEDIWKKFELVPAPPLLLAAGSAREEADHLLEPGGLLGNLSAFVLRDCMWSGLSARERLGKALAEKRAGPAAKPSFGPDLGLGGECVDPAAVFPCPLADGKGPASSCSDSPSESEGEEIDVVTVEKRQSLGVRKPVTITVRADPSDPCTKCFHISIHQQQHNYAARSPPEANSQGEALAKDTLEEEEDGVSPRSPGQVVESFSPHSFLSAPSSDSEDITKRKNHNYLERKRRNDLRSRFLALKDQVPDLANCSKTPKVVILSKAAEYLQSLISTEQRMAAEKKCLKLRQHQLLKQISHLRGAH, from the exons ATGGAGCTGGACCCTCCCCACCAGCCCTACTTCTTCGAGGCCGACTGGCAGGCCGAGGACTTCCACCGCTCCAGCGCGCCCAGCGAGGACATCTGGAAAAAGTTCGAGCTGGTGCCCGCGCCGCCCCTGCTGCTTGCCGCCGGCTCGGCCCGCGAGGAGGCGGACCACCTGCTGGAGCCCGGCGGGCTGCTGGGCAACCTGAGCGCCTTCGTCCTGCGCGACTGCATGTGGAGCGGCCTCTCGGCCCGGGAGCGCCTGGGCAAAGCGCTGGCGGAGAAGCGGGCCGGCCCTGCCGCCAAGCCCTCCTTCGGCCCGGACCTGGGGCTGGGCGGCGAGTGCGTGGACCCCGCCGCAGTCTTCCCCTGCCCCTTGGCCGACGGCAAGGGGCCGGCCTCGTCCTGCTCGGACAGCCCGAGCGAGTCGG aaggggaagaaattGATGTTGTGACTGTAGAAAAGAGGCAGTCGCTGGGAGTGAGGAAGCCGGTCACCATCACAGTGCGAGCAGATCCCTCGGACCCATGCACGAAATGTTTCCACATCTCGATCCACCAGCAGCAACACAACTACGCTGCCCGCTCCCCTCCAGAGGCCAACTCCCAAGGGGAGGCCTTGGCAAAGGACAccctggaggaggaagaggatggtGTTAGCCCAAGGTCCCCAGGGCAAGTGGTGGAGAGTTTCTCCCCCCACTCTTTCCTGAGCGCTCCCAGTTCAGACAGTGAGGATATAACAAAGCGGAAAAACCACAACTACTTGGAGCGCAAGCGACGCAATGACCTGCGTTCGCGTTTTCTGGCACTGAAGGACCAGGTGCCTGACCTTGCCAACTGCTCCAAAACCCCCAAAGTGGTCATCTTGAGCAAAGCGGCGGAGTATCTGCAGTCCCTCATCAGCACAGAGCAGCGAATGGCAGCAGAGAAGAAGTGTCTGAAGCTGCGGCAGCATCAGCTACTGAAACAGATTTCGCACCTCAGGGGAGCGCATTAG